One Entomomonas asaccharolytica DNA segment encodes these proteins:
- the rpoB gene encoding DNA-directed RNA polymerase subunit beta — protein MAYSYTEKKRIRKDFSKLPDVMDVPYLLAIQLDSYKEFLQKGVSKEQLRDKGLHAAFKSVFPILSNSGSAALEYVGYRFSEPAFDVKECILRGITYAVPLRVKVRLIIFDRESSNKAIKDIKEQEVYMGEVPLMTDNGTFIINGTERVIVSQLHRSPGVFFDHDRGKTHSSGKLLYSARIIPYRGSWLDFEFDPKDQVFVRIDRRRKLPVSVLLRALNYTTEEILNEFYDTNIFNVKDDHLTLELVASRLRGEIAAFDIRDEKGKVIVEQGRRITARHINLLEKAGITELEVSLEYILGRTLAHDVADPATGEIIAECNTEITQELLSKLVKVGVQRIETIYTNDIDCGPFISDTLKNDSTSNQLEALVEIYRMMRPGEPPTKDAAENLFGNLFFSPERYDLSTVGRMKFNRRIGREEIEGSGVLSKEDIIDVLKTLVAIRNGKGTVDDIDHLGNRRVRCVGEMAENQFRVGLVRVERAVKERLSMAESEGLMPQDLINAKPVAAAIKEFFGASQLSQFMDQNNPLSEITHKRRVSALGPGGLTRERAGFEVRDVHPTHYGRVCPIETPEGPNIGLINSLAAYARTNEYGFLESPYRVVKNAKVTDEIVYLSAIEEADHVIAQASAKLEKGKLVEELVAVRHMNEFTVKAPEDVTLMDVSPKQVVSVAASLIPFLEHDDANRALMGSNMQRQAVPTLLADKPLVGTGMERYVARDSGVCVVATRGGVIDSVDASSIVVRVANDEVETGEAGVDIYNLTKYTRSNQNTCINQTPLVQKGDVVARGDILADGPSTDMGELALGQNMRVAFMPWNGYNFEDSILLSERVVQEDRFTTIHIQELTCVSRDTKLGPEEITSDIPNVGEMALNKLDESGIVYVGAEVQPGDILVGKVTPKGETQLTPEEKLLRAIFGEKASDVKDTSLRVPTATKGTVIDVQVFTREGVERDARALAIEKSQLDAIRKDLNEEFRIVETATFERLSAALVGNKADGGAGLKKGTALTQEILDDIEHGQWFKIRMADDALNEQLEKAQAYLADRRKLLDEKFEDKKRKLQQGDDLAPGVLKIVKVYLAVKRRIQPGDKMAGRHGNKGVVSVIMPVEDMPYDENGEPVDIVLNPLGVPSRMNVGQILETHLGLAAKGLGVKINRMLEEQRKVAEMREFLNEIYNEIGGRQENIDELTDQEVINLANNLRKGVPMATAVFDGAKETEIKAMLKLADMPESGQMRLYNGRTGDAFERPVTVGYMYMLKLNHLVDDKMHARSTGSYSLVTQQPLGGKAQFGGQRFGEMEVWALEAYGAAYTLQEMLTVKSDDVNGRTKMYKNIVDGNHTMEAGMPESFNVLIKEIRSLGIDIELETE, from the coding sequence ATGGCTTACTCTTATACTGAAAAAAAACGTATCCGCAAAGATTTTAGTAAGTTGCCGGATGTTATGGATGTACCCTATTTACTAGCTATTCAGTTAGATTCCTATAAAGAATTCTTACAGAAAGGCGTTAGTAAAGAGCAACTCCGTGATAAAGGGTTACATGCAGCTTTTAAATCCGTCTTTCCAATTCTCAGCAATTCAGGCAGTGCTGCCCTAGAATATGTGGGCTACCGCTTTAGCGAGCCAGCATTTGATGTTAAAGAATGTATTTTACGTGGCATTACCTATGCAGTACCTTTACGTGTAAAAGTTCGTTTAATTATTTTCGATCGTGAATCATCTAATAAAGCGATTAAAGATATTAAAGAACAAGAAGTCTATATGGGCGAAGTGCCTTTAATGACTGATAATGGTACTTTTATTATTAATGGTACTGAGCGGGTAATTGTATCTCAATTACACCGTAGTCCAGGTGTATTCTTCGACCATGATCGTGGAAAAACACATAGTTCAGGTAAGTTATTATATTCAGCGCGTATTATTCCTTACCGTGGTTCATGGTTAGATTTTGAATTTGACCCGAAAGACCAAGTATTTGTTCGTATAGATCGCCGTCGTAAATTACCTGTTTCAGTATTATTGCGTGCTTTAAACTATACAACAGAAGAAATTCTTAACGAGTTCTATGACACTAATATCTTTAATGTTAAAGATGATCATTTAACATTAGAGCTAGTTGCTTCACGTTTACGTGGTGAAATTGCTGCATTTGATATTCGTGATGAGAAAGGTAAAGTAATTGTTGAACAAGGCCGTCGGATTACTGCTCGTCATATTAATTTATTAGAAAAAGCTGGCATTACTGAGCTTGAAGTATCATTAGAGTATATTCTTGGTCGTACTTTAGCCCACGATGTGGCAGATCCAGCAACGGGTGAAATCATTGCTGAATGTAATACTGAAATTACCCAAGAGTTACTGTCTAAATTGGTAAAAGTAGGCGTACAACGTATTGAAACGATTTACACCAATGATATTGATTGCGGTCCATTTATTTCAGATACTTTGAAAAATGATAGTACCAGCAATCAATTAGAAGCGTTAGTTGAAATTTACCGCATGATGCGTCCTGGCGAACCGCCAACCAAGGATGCAGCAGAAAACTTATTTGGTAATTTATTCTTCTCGCCAGAGCGTTATGACTTATCAACTGTGGGTCGGATGAAGTTTAATCGTCGTATTGGACGAGAAGAAATTGAAGGTTCTGGTGTATTAAGTAAAGAAGATATTATTGATGTTCTAAAAACCTTAGTAGCTATCCGTAACGGTAAAGGCACTGTGGACGATATTGACCACTTAGGTAATCGTCGTGTACGTTGTGTTGGTGAAATGGCTGAAAACCAATTCCGTGTTGGTTTAGTACGTGTTGAACGTGCAGTTAAAGAACGTCTCTCAATGGCAGAAAGTGAAGGCTTAATGCCGCAAGATTTAATTAATGCTAAACCAGTGGCTGCTGCTATTAAAGAATTCTTTGGTGCTAGCCAGTTATCACAGTTTATGGATCAAAATAATCCATTATCTGAGATTACCCATAAGCGCCGTGTTTCAGCATTAGGCCCAGGTGGTTTAACTCGTGAGCGTGCTGGCTTCGAAGTCCGTGACGTACATCCAACTCATTATGGTCGTGTATGTCCTATTGAAACACCTGAAGGTCCAAATATTGGTTTGATTAACTCATTAGCTGCTTATGCGCGTACTAACGAATATGGTTTTTTAGAGAGTCCATATCGTGTGGTTAAAAATGCCAAAGTAACGGATGAAATTGTTTACTTATCTGCGATTGAAGAAGCTGATCATGTGATTGCTCAGGCTAGTGCTAAATTAGAAAAAGGCAAACTGGTTGAAGAATTAGTAGCTGTTCGTCATATGAACGAATTTACTGTTAAGGCACCTGAAGATGTGACTCTAATGGATGTATCACCTAAACAGGTGGTATCTGTAGCTGCTTCTTTAATTCCGTTCCTTGAGCATGACGATGCGAACCGTGCTTTGATGGGTTCTAACATGCAACGTCAAGCGGTACCTACTTTATTAGCGGATAAACCGTTAGTGGGAACAGGTATGGAGCGTTATGTCGCTCGTGACTCAGGTGTGTGTGTGGTTGCAACTCGTGGTGGTGTGATCGACTCAGTAGACGCAAGTAGTATTGTGGTACGTGTTGCTAATGATGAGGTGGAAACAGGTGAAGCAGGGGTTGATATTTACAACCTAACTAAGTACACCCGTTCTAATCAAAATACCTGTATTAACCAAACACCTTTAGTACAAAAAGGTGATGTAGTTGCACGTGGTGATATTTTGGCAGATGGTCCTTCTACTGATATGGGTGAGTTGGCACTTGGTCAAAATATGCGTGTGGCGTTTATGCCTTGGAATGGTTATAACTTCGAAGACTCGATTTTATTATCTGAGCGCGTAGTACAAGAAGATCGTTTCACTACTATCCATATTCAAGAGTTAACTTGTGTATCTCGTGATACTAAGCTTGGCCCAGAAGAGATTACATCAGATATTCCTAACGTAGGTGAAATGGCTCTTAATAAGTTAGATGAGTCAGGTATTGTTTACGTAGGTGCTGAAGTTCAACCAGGTGATATTTTAGTAGGTAAAGTAACCCCTAAAGGTGAAACTCAATTAACGCCAGAAGAAAAGCTATTACGTGCTATCTTTGGTGAAAAAGCCAGTGATGTAAAAGATACTTCATTACGTGTACCTACTGCAACTAAAGGTACAGTAATCGATGTACAGGTATTTACCCGTGAAGGTGTAGAGCGTGATGCGCGTGCTTTAGCGATTGAAAAATCTCAGTTAGACGCTATTCGTAAAGATTTAAATGAAGAATTCCGTATCGTTGAAACGGCTACTTTTGAACGGTTAAGTGCAGCCTTAGTAGGTAATAAAGCTGATGGTGGTGCAGGCCTTAAGAAAGGTACAGCATTAACCCAAGAGATTCTTGATGATATTGAACATGGTCAATGGTTCAAGATTCGTATGGCTGATGATGCACTTAATGAGCAATTGGAAAAAGCACAAGCTTATCTGGCTGATCGTCGTAAGTTGTTAGATGAGAAGTTTGAAGATAAGAAACGCAAACTACAACAAGGTGATGATTTAGCACCAGGTGTTTTAAAAATTGTTAAAGTTTACTTAGCGGTTAAACGTCGTATACAGCCTGGTGATAAGATGGCTGGTCGTCATGGTAATAAGGGTGTGGTATCAGTCATCATGCCTGTAGAAGATATGCCATATGATGAAAACGGTGAGCCAGTGGATATCGTATTAAACCCACTCGGTGTACCTTCACGTATGAACGTGGGACAAATTCTAGAAACCCATTTGGGTTTAGCAGCTAAAGGTTTAGGCGTTAAGATCAATCGCATGTTAGAAGAACAGCGTAAAGTTGCTGAAATGCGTGAGTTCTTAAATGAGATCTATAACGAAATAGGTGGTCGTCAAGAAAATATTGATGAATTAACCGATCAAGAAGTTATTAATCTAGCCAACAACTTACGTAAAGGTGTTCCTATGGCTACCGCGGTATTCGATGGTGCCAAGGAAACAGAAATCAAGGCAATGTTGAAACTAGCAGATATGCCTGAGTCGGGTCAAATGCGTTTATACAACGGCCGTACTGGTGATGCTTTCGAGCGCCCAGTAACTGTAGGTTATATGTACATGTTGAAACTCAACCACTTAGTGGATGATAAGATGCATGCTCGTTCTACAGGTTCTTACAGCCTTGTAACGCAACAGCCTTTAGGTGGTAAAGCACAATTTGGTGGTCAGCGGTTCGGTGAGATGGAAGTGTGGGCATTAGAAGCATATGGTGCCGCTTACACCTTACAAGAAATGTTGACTGTGAAGTCGGATGATGTGAACGGTCGTACTAAGATGTATAAAAACATCGTGGATGGTAATCATACAATGGAAGCTGGTATGCCAGAATCCTTTAATGTATTGATTAAAGAAATCCGTTCACTCGGTATCGATATCGAACTAGAAACTGAATAA
- the rplL gene encoding 50S ribosomal protein L7/L12: protein MALTNEDIINAVSEMSVMQVVELIKAMEEKFGVSAAAAVVAGPAGGGEAAAEEKTEFTIFLAEAGDKKVNVIKAVREITGLGLKEAKAVVDGAPAVVKEGATKDEAEAAKKALEEAGAKVELK from the coding sequence ATGGCTCTTACTAACGAAGATATCATCAATGCAGTTTCTGAAATGTCAGTAATGCAAGTTGTTGAATTAATTAAAGCAATGGAAGAAAAATTTGGTGTTTCTGCCGCTGCTGCTGTAGTTGCTGGCCCTGCTGGTGGCGGTGAAGCTGCTGCTGAAGAAAAAACTGAATTCACAATCTTCTTAGCTGAAGCTGGTGATAAGAAAGTTAACGTAATTAAAGCAGTACGTGAAATCACTGGTTTAGGTCTTAAAGAAGCTAAAGCTGTTGTTGACGGTGCTCCTGCTGTTGTTAAAGAAGGCGCTACTAAAGACGAAGCTGAAGCAGCTAAGAAAGCACTTGAAGAAGCTGGTGCTAAGGTTGAACTTAAGTAA
- the rplJ gene encoding 50S ribosomal protein L10, producing MAIKLEDKKAIVAEVSEAAKSALSAVVVDARGVTVSAMTGLRKQARESGVYMRVVRNTLLRRVVEGTPFEVLTDTFKGPTLIAFSNEHPGAAARIFKDFAKGQEKFEIKAAAFDGNLIAADALASLPTYDEAISQLMSVIQGATSKFVRTLAAVQAQKEASAA from the coding sequence GTGGCAATTAAACTCGAAGACAAAAAAGCGATTGTTGCTGAAGTCAGCGAGGCTGCTAAAAGCGCTTTATCCGCTGTTGTTGTTGACGCACGTGGCGTGACTGTAAGTGCTATGACTGGACTTCGTAAACAGGCTCGTGAGAGTGGTGTATATATGCGCGTTGTGCGTAATACATTACTTCGCCGTGTAGTAGAAGGTACTCCATTTGAAGTACTTACTGATACATTTAAAGGCCCAACCTTAATTGCATTTTCAAATGAACATCCAGGCGCTGCTGCCCGTATTTTCAAAGATTTTGCGAAAGGTCAAGAGAAGTTCGAAATCAAAGCTGCCGCTTTTGATGGCAATTTGATTGCAGCTGATGCTTTAGCAAGCTTACCAACTTACGACGAAGCAATTTCTCAGTTAATGAGTGTTATTCAAGGCGCTACAAGCAAATTCGTACGTACTTTGGCTGCTGTCCAAGCTCAAAAAGAAGCTTCTGCAGCTTAA
- the rplA gene encoding 50S ribosomal protein L1 gives MAKLTKRQKAIAEKVEANKVYAIEDAAKLLAELSTVKFKESVDIAVNLGVDPRKSDQVVRGAADMPNGTGKTVRVAVFTQGAAAEAALAAGADKVGMDELAAEMKAGDLNYDVVIASPDAMRVVGQLGQVLGPRGLMPNPKVGTVTPDVAAAVKSAKAGQVRFRTNKEGIIHASIGKVDFEPVKLKENLEALLTEIKRLKPSTSKGVYLKRVTLSSTMGPGLQIDQASLNI, from the coding sequence ATGGCTAAGTTAACTAAACGTCAAAAGGCTATCGCTGAAAAAGTTGAAGCAAATAAAGTTTATGCAATCGAAGACGCTGCTAAATTATTAGCTGAATTATCAACTGTTAAATTTAAAGAATCAGTTGATATTGCGGTTAACTTAGGTGTTGATCCTCGTAAATCAGATCAAGTAGTACGTGGTGCTGCTGATATGCCTAACGGTACAGGTAAAACTGTACGTGTTGCTGTGTTTACTCAAGGTGCTGCTGCTGAAGCAGCTTTAGCTGCAGGTGCGGATAAAGTAGGTATGGATGAATTAGCTGCTGAAATGAAAGCAGGTGATTTAAACTATGACGTAGTGATCGCTTCTCCTGATGCTATGCGTGTAGTAGGCCAATTAGGTCAAGTATTAGGTCCTCGTGGTTTAATGCCTAACCCTAAAGTCGGTACTGTAACGCCAGACGTAGCAGCAGCTGTTAAAAGTGCTAAAGCAGGTCAAGTTCGTTTCCGTACTAATAAAGAAGGTATTATTCATGCCTCTATTGGTAAAGTCGACTTTGAACCAGTTAAATTAAAAGAGAACTTAGAAGCGTTATTAACTGAAATTAAACGTTTAAAACCTTCTACTTCTAAAGGTGTTTACTTAAAGCGTGTTACTCTTAGCTCAACTATGGGCCCAGGGTTACAAATCGATCAAGCATCATTAAATATTTAA
- the rplK gene encoding 50S ribosomal protein L11 has protein sequence MAKKITAYIKLQVKAGQANPSPPVGPALGQHGVNIMEFCKAFNAKTQGMEPGLPTPVIITVYADRSFTFETKSTPAAVLLRKAAGIKSGSAKPNTQKVGTVTRAQLEEIVKAKQADLTAADLEAALRTIAGSARSMGLNVEGV, from the coding sequence ATGGCTAAGAAAATAACTGCCTACATTAAATTGCAAGTAAAAGCCGGTCAGGCTAACCCAAGCCCACCAGTTGGTCCTGCATTAGGTCAACATGGTGTAAATATCATGGAATTCTGTAAAGCGTTCAATGCTAAAACACAAGGCATGGAACCAGGTCTTCCTACACCAGTTATTATTACTGTATACGCAGACCGTAGTTTCACTTTTGAAACTAAGAGTACGCCTGCTGCTGTATTATTAAGAAAAGCAGCCGGTATTAAGAGTGGTTCTGCTAAGCCTAATACACAAAAAGTGGGTACAGTAACACGTGCTCAATTAGAAGAAATTGTTAAAGCTAAACAAGCTGATTTAACAGCTGCTGATTTAGAAGCTGCTTTGCGCACCATCGCTGGTTCTGCTCGTAGCATGGGCTTAAATGTGGAGGGTGTGTAA
- the nusG gene encoding transcription termination/antitermination protein NusG → MAKRWYVVHAYSGYEKHVMRSLQERVKLAGKEEEFGEILVPTEEVVEMRSGQKRKSERKFFPGYVLVQMEMNDSTWHLVKDTPRVMGFIGGTADKPAPITEREAEAILQRVANTGDKPKPRTLFEPGETVRVTDGPFADFNGTVEEVNYEKSRVQVAVSIFGRLTPVELEFGQVEKV, encoded by the coding sequence ATGGCTAAACGTTGGTATGTGGTACACGCCTATTCTGGCTATGAAAAGCATGTAATGCGTTCATTACAAGAGCGCGTTAAGCTAGCGGGTAAAGAAGAAGAGTTTGGCGAAATCTTAGTACCTACTGAAGAAGTAGTGGAAATGCGTAGTGGTCAAAAACGCAAGAGTGAGCGCAAATTCTTCCCAGGTTATGTTCTAGTGCAGATGGAAATGAATGATAGTACATGGCACTTAGTAAAAGATACGCCTCGTGTAATGGGCTTTATCGGTGGCACAGCTGATAAACCAGCACCTATCACTGAAAGGGAAGCAGAAGCTATTTTACAACGTGTAGCTAATACAGGTGATAAGCCAAAACCAAGAACATTGTTTGAACCAGGTGAAACAGTTCGTGTGACTGATGGACCATTTGCTGATTTCAATGGTACTGTAGAAGAAGTAAACTATGAGAAAAGCCGTGTGCAAGTGGCTGTTTCTATTTTTGGGCGTTTGACGCCAGTCGAACTTGAGTTTGGTCAGGTCGAAAAAGTTTAA
- the secE gene encoding preprotein translocase subunit SecE: MSTKVETQSYRLDPLKWIIVTILVVAGVAGNWYLASINISIFYRVVGLLVLAALAIFVGLKTQKGQIFFGLLKSARAEIRKVVWPTRQETKQTTFIVVVVVIITALILWGLDTLFGWLVSLIVG, encoded by the coding sequence ATGAGTACCAAGGTTGAAACCCAAAGCTATCGTCTTGATCCCCTGAAATGGATCATTGTTACTATTCTCGTAGTGGCTGGTGTTGCGGGGAACTGGTATCTTGCATCTATTAATATATCTATATTTTATCGCGTTGTTGGTCTATTAGTTTTAGCGGCATTAGCAATCTTTGTTGGGTTGAAAACTCAGAAAGGTCAGATATTTTTTGGCTTGCTAAAATCAGCTCGTGCAGAAATTCGTAAAGTAGTTTGGCCTACCCGTCAAGAAACTAAACAAACTACATTTATTGTAGTCGTGGTAGTGATTATTACTGCTTTAATATTATGGGGTTTAGATACCTTATTTGGTTGGTTAGTTTCTTTAATTGTAGGGTAA
- a CDS encoding acetyl-CoA carboxylase carboxyltransferase subunit alpha: MNPNFLDFEQPIADLIAKIDELRLAQDGNSQNISEAIANLEKEKQEKTVSLFNNLTSWQITQLSRHPKRPYTLDYVSHLFTEFEELHGDRHYADDEAIVGGVARFDDKPIVVIGHQKGRDVKEKVRRNFGMPRPEGYRKACRLMELAERFKMPILTFIDTPGAYPGIGAEERGQSEAIAWNLSVMARLKTPIIATVIGEGGSGGALAIGVGDRLNMLQYSIYSVISPEGCASILWKTAEKAPDAAEAMGVTAERLKGLDIVDQVITEPLGGAHRDYVVTATNVQAVLAEQLADLQKLTIDELLEQRYKRLMGYGLA, encoded by the coding sequence ATGAACCCAAATTTTCTTGACTTTGAACAGCCTATTGCTGACTTGATAGCTAAAATTGATGAGTTACGTTTGGCGCAAGATGGCAATTCTCAAAATATATCAGAAGCTATCGCTAATTTAGAAAAAGAAAAGCAAGAAAAAACGGTGAGCTTATTTAATAATTTGACCAGTTGGCAGATTACTCAGCTGTCTCGTCATCCTAAACGTCCTTACACATTAGACTACGTAAGTCATCTATTTACCGAGTTTGAAGAGTTACATGGTGATCGTCATTATGCAGACGATGAAGCTATTGTAGGGGGTGTGGCTCGTTTCGATGATAAACCTATTGTTGTGATAGGGCATCAAAAAGGTCGTGATGTTAAGGAAAAGGTGCGTCGCAATTTTGGTATGCCTCGCCCAGAGGGTTATCGCAAAGCCTGTCGTTTAATGGAGCTGGCAGAACGTTTTAAAATGCCTATCCTAACCTTTATTGATACACCAGGTGCTTATCCTGGTATTGGTGCTGAAGAGCGTGGTCAGAGCGAAGCGATTGCTTGGAACTTGAGTGTAATGGCGCGCTTAAAAACGCCTATTATTGCTACAGTGATTGGTGAGGGCGGTTCTGGTGGTGCTTTAGCCATTGGTGTGGGTGATCGTTTAAATATGCTGCAATATTCTATTTATTCTGTGATTTCACCAGAAGGTTGTGCGTCTATTCTTTGGAAAACAGCTGAAAAGGCTCCTGACGCAGCTGAGGCTATGGGCGTGACTGCTGAGCGTTTAAAAGGCTTAGATATTGTTGATCAAGTGATTACTGAACCATTAGGTGGTGCACATCGAGATTATGTTGTAACTGCTACTAATGTTCAAGCAGTATTAGCTGAGCAATTAGCAGATTTGCAGAAATTAACTATTGATGAGCTCTTAGAGCAACGTTATAAACGCTTAATGGGTTATGGTTTAGCTTAA